The Candidatus Dadabacteria bacterium genome has a segment encoding these proteins:
- a CDS encoding nucleoside:proton symporter, with amino-acid sequence MEIVQSLVGLITLPAIAWLVSENRRVFPWRIAAFGLLAQLAVAFVLLGSDTAKGLFFSLNHVAGGLQEATAAGAGFVFGYLGGGPLPFEETRAGVSFILAFQSLPIIFVISALSALLWHWRILPAVIRLFSSVLKRLFHLNGATGLASAANIFVGMVEAPLLIRPVFASLSRADIFLLMTCGMATIAGTVLFLYASIVSPVLPDALGHLLIASVISVPAAVAISRIMIPAQTGGGGPDAAEAEAPGYSSGMEAIARGAQQGISLYLTVVAILIVFVALVHIANSLLAFLPVEGGVTLQGILGFVFHPLVWLTGIPWNEAQAAGSLMGIKTVLNEFVAYLEFAGEGGEALSGRSKLIMLYAMSGFANFGSVGIMVGGFSVLAPERRGEIASLGMLSLVSGTLATCMTGAVVGLVG; translated from the coding sequence ATGGAAATCGTTCAATCACTTGTTGGCTTAATCACTCTCCCCGCGATTGCATGGCTGGTAAGTGAAAACCGCCGCGTTTTTCCGTGGCGGATAGCCGCCTTCGGGTTGCTTGCCCAGTTGGCGGTTGCCTTTGTCCTTCTCGGTTCCGATACTGCAAAAGGGCTGTTTTTCAGTTTGAATCATGTCGCCGGGGGGCTTCAAGAGGCGACCGCTGCCGGAGCCGGTTTTGTGTTCGGCTATTTGGGCGGGGGGCCGCTTCCGTTTGAGGAGACACGCGCCGGGGTTTCTTTCATTCTCGCCTTTCAATCCCTGCCGATTATTTTTGTCATCTCCGCCCTGTCCGCATTACTGTGGCACTGGCGGATTCTGCCCGCCGTTATAAGGCTTTTTTCCTCCGTGCTGAAACGCCTCTTTCACCTGAACGGGGCAACGGGGCTTGCGTCCGCCGCAAACATCTTTGTCGGGATGGTGGAGGCGCCGCTTTTGATAAGGCCCGTTTTTGCCTCGCTTTCCCGCGCCGACATTTTTCTGCTTATGACTTGCGGAATGGCAACCATAGCGGGAACGGTTCTGTTTCTTTACGCCTCTATTGTGTCTCCCGTTCTGCCAGACGCTCTCGGTCATCTGCTGATTGCTTCGGTGATTTCCGTTCCCGCCGCAGTTGCGATTTCCCGTATTATGATTCCCGCGCAAACGGGTGGCGGGGGTCCTGATGCGGCGGAGGCGGAGGCGCCCGGATATTCATCAGGCATGGAGGCAATCGCACGCGGCGCCCAGCAAGGGATTTCGTTGTATTTGACGGTTGTGGCGATTTTGATTGTGTTTGTGGCTCTTGTTCACATAGCCAACTCGCTTCTGGCTTTTCTTCCCGTTGAGGGAGGGGTTACATTGCAAGGGATTTTGGGTTTTGTGTTCCATCCTCTGGTTTGGCTGACAGGGATTCCGTGGAACGAGGCGCAAGCGGCGGGGTCGCTGATGGGTATAAAGACCGTGCTTAATGAGTTTGTCGCCTATCTTGAGTTTGCGGGGGAGGGTGGCGAGGCATTGAGCGGGCGCAGCAAACTGATAATGCTTTACGCGATGAGCGGGTTTGCCAATTTCGGCAGTGTCGGCATTATGGTGGGAGGTTTTTCCGTTCTCGCGCCCGAAAGGCGCGGGGAGATTGCCTCGCTGGGAATGCTGTCTCTGGTTTCAGGAACGCTGGCAACCTGTATGACGGGGGCTGTTGTGGGGCTTGTGGGGTGA